In Microvirga lotononidis, a single genomic region encodes these proteins:
- the tnpA gene encoding IS66-like element accessory protein TnpA, translated as MDMMDARPGRVSRMEIVESGRRRRFTDEAKLAIVAESYSGLRQVTATAQRHGITRWQLNGWRRAAREGRLVSRSTDGFVPALIVPASRGAVAQPASAAPMQPLTPDHGRMEVMSANGRRVIVDRDVDVEVLLRIIRGLETLP; from the coding sequence ATGGACATGATGGATGCTCGCCCGGGGCGCGTCAGCAGGATGGAGATCGTCGAGAGCGGTCGCCGGCGGCGGTTCACTGATGAGGCGAAGCTGGCGATTGTGGCGGAAAGCTATAGCGGCCTGCGCCAGGTCACCGCAACGGCGCAGCGCCATGGGATCACGCGCTGGCAGTTGAACGGGTGGCGCAGGGCCGCGCGGGAAGGAAGGCTCGTCAGCCGTTCGACGGACGGCTTTGTTCCGGCACTGATCGTTCCCGCGTCTCGTGGTGCAGTCGCGCAGCCTGCATCGGCTGCACCTATGCAGCCTCTCACACCCGACCACGGTCGCATGGAGGTCATGAGCGCGAACGGCAGGCGTGTGATTGTGGACCGGGATGTCGACGTTGAGGTGTTGCTGCGGATCATACGTGGTCTGGAGACGTTGCCATGA
- the tnpB gene encoding IS66 family insertion sequence element accessory protein TnpB (TnpB, as the term is used for proteins encoded by IS66 family insertion elements, is considered an accessory protein, since TnpC, encoded by a neighboring gene, is a DDE family transposase.), with amino-acid sequence MNPFPMGQAVKVWLATGHTDMRCGFPTLALRVQEILKHDPLGGHLFCFRGRKGDLIKVIWHDGQGACLFTRKLEKGRFIWPNVEGGAVAISPAQLSYLLSGIDWRNPQETWRPTRVG; translated from the coding sequence ATGAACCCGTTTCCGATGGGTCAGGCTGTGAAGGTATGGCTGGCAACCGGGCATACCGATATGCGCTGTGGCTTCCCCACTCTGGCTCTTCGGGTGCAGGAGATTTTGAAGCATGACCCTCTGGGCGGCCACCTTTTTTGCTTCCGGGGGCGCAAAGGTGATCTGATCAAAGTGATTTGGCATGACGGCCAGGGAGCCTGCCTGTTCACGCGAAAATTGGAGAAAGGCCGGTTCATCTGGCCCAATGTGGAGGGCGGCGCTGTTGCGATCTCGCCGGCGCAGCTGTCTTACTTGTTGTCCGGAATCGACTGGCGCAATCCGCAGGAAACCTGGCGTCCGACACGGGTTGGGTAG
- the tnpC gene encoding IS66 family transposase, protein MPSTPVDLPDDLVSAYLALLSEREGLQAERDVVVAERDRAVAQAAKAQALLSDSEALIASLELAIEKLKRELHGQRSERAARLIDQLELQLEELVMAATEDEVAAQAAARSSNGRSFVRRRPVRKPWPETIERERVVISPPATCACCGGSRLAKLGEDITETLEEIPRRFKVIETVREKFTCRDCEAISQPPAPFHATPRGFIGPHLLATILFDKFGMHSPLNRQSARLTCEGIALSTSTLADQVGFGTSALRPVFDLIETHVFAAERLHGDDTTIPIRAKSKCTTGRIWTYVRDDQPFGGPAPPAAVYYASGDRRGEHPQKHLAGYGGILQSDCYNGFEPISVAEQKAVPLTFAFCHAHARRKFFELADIEKRARDRKRNGKPISPIALEAVKRFDALFDIERQINGLSAAERLAVRQEKSKPLFDDMHEWLKRERATLTRSSEVIGAIDYMLKRWDGFARFLEDGRVCLTNNAAERALRGIALGRRNWTFAGSQRGADRAAVMLTLITTCRLNDVDPKAWLADVLARIADLPVARLHELLPWEWKRLRQAENPASQLAA, encoded by the coding sequence ATGCCGTCAACGCCTGTCGATCTTCCAGACGACCTTGTGAGCGCCTATCTGGCGCTGCTGTCCGAGCGTGAGGGGTTGCAGGCTGAACGGGATGTCGTTGTCGCCGAGAGGGACAGGGCTGTGGCGCAAGCCGCCAAGGCGCAGGCCCTGTTGTCCGACAGCGAGGCCCTGATCGCCAGTCTGGAACTGGCGATCGAAAAGCTGAAGCGCGAACTGCACGGCCAGCGGTCTGAGCGCGCGGCGCGACTGATCGACCAGCTCGAATTACAGCTCGAAGAACTGGTGATGGCCGCGACTGAGGATGAAGTTGCGGCGCAAGCCGCGGCCAGGAGCTCAAACGGGCGCTCCTTTGTGCGCCGGCGGCCGGTCCGAAAGCCCTGGCCGGAGACGATCGAGCGCGAACGTGTGGTGATCTCTCCCCCGGCGACCTGTGCCTGCTGCGGCGGCTCGCGCCTGGCGAAACTGGGCGAGGACATCACCGAGACGCTGGAGGAGATCCCGCGTCGGTTCAAGGTGATCGAGACGGTCCGGGAGAAGTTCACGTGTCGGGACTGTGAGGCGATCAGCCAGCCGCCGGCGCCGTTCCATGCCACGCCGCGCGGCTTCATCGGCCCTCATCTGCTGGCGACGATTCTGTTCGACAAGTTCGGCATGCACAGTCCGCTCAATCGCCAGAGCGCCCGGCTCACCTGCGAAGGCATCGCGCTGTCGACCTCGACGCTGGCCGATCAGGTTGGGTTTGGAACCTCCGCTCTCAGGCCGGTCTTCGATCTGATCGAGACGCATGTCTTTGCGGCCGAGCGCCTTCACGGCGACGATACGACCATCCCCATCCGGGCCAAAAGCAAGTGCACGACTGGACGGATCTGGACTTACGTGCGGGACGACCAGCCGTTTGGTGGGCCTGCGCCGCCAGCCGCGGTCTACTACGCCTCAGGTGACCGCCGCGGCGAGCATCCGCAGAAACACCTGGCCGGGTATGGCGGCATTCTGCAGAGTGACTGTTACAATGGCTTTGAGCCGATCAGTGTTGCCGAACAGAAAGCGGTGCCCCTTACCTTTGCCTTCTGCCACGCGCATGCGCGACGGAAATTCTTTGAACTGGCCGATATCGAGAAAAGGGCTCGGGATCGCAAAAGAAACGGCAAGCCGATCTCCCCGATCGCGTTGGAGGCCGTCAAGCGGTTCGACGCGCTGTTTGACATCGAGCGTCAGATCAACGGCTTGAGCGCCGCGGAACGACTGGCTGTGCGGCAGGAGAAGAGCAAGCCGCTGTTCGATGACATGCACGAGTGGCTGAAGCGGGAGCGTGCCACGCTCACGCGATCGTCCGAGGTGATCGGCGCCATCGACTACATGCTGAAGCGCTGGGATGGCTTTGCCCGGTTCCTGGAGGATGGCCGGGTGTGTCTGACGAACAATGCCGCCGAACGGGCCTTGAGAGGGATCGCCCTGGGGCGCCGCAACTGGACCTTCGCCGGGTCCCAGCGCGGGGCGGATCGTGCCGCCGTCATGCTCACCCTCATCACGACCTGTCGTCTTAACGACGTCGATCCAAAAGCCTGGCTCGCCGACGTACTGGCCCGGATTGCCGATCTTCCTGTCGCCCGCCTGCACGAATTGCTTCCCTGGGAATGGAAAAGGCTACGGCAGGCCGAGAACCCGGCCTCCCAGCTGGCCGCGTGA
- a CDS encoding IS4/Tn5 family transposase DNA-binding protein: MSGDLWPAKLRLCGCHTMTRASLPAPHSIDDAADVVAWVDRELAGCSLPDQRLGRRLRKLLVQIAGAVGGSLPLACQDWANTKAAYRFLSNAKVSEHAILQGHFQATRSRFAAVDGPILVIQDTTELPYQRAQPRRIGSICRVNSGRDKEGRYRMHTVCGLLMHSCLAVTAEGLPLGLSAIKFWTRAQFKGTKELKRRINPTRVPIDQKESIRWLECMKQSVALFGAPERCIHIGDRENDIYGFFCTAQALGTHFLVRTCVDWTCFGKVESTSYHPGGAPCPTHALRESFGMRRCGSL; encoded by the coding sequence ATGTCAGGTGATCTCTGGCCCGCGAAGCTGCGGCTGTGCGGGTGCCACACCATGACGAGGGCCTCGCTCCCGGCACCCCACTCCATTGACGATGCTGCGGATGTCGTCGCCTGGGTCGATCGGGAGCTCGCCGGCTGCAGCTTGCCCGATCAACGTCTCGGCCGGCGCCTCCGCAAGCTTCTCGTCCAGATTGCCGGCGCCGTCGGAGGCAGCCTTCCGCTGGCCTGCCAGGACTGGGCCAACACCAAAGCAGCCTATCGCTTCCTGTCCAATGCCAAAGTCTCCGAGCACGCGATCCTTCAGGGCCACTTCCAGGCCACCCGCAGCCGCTTTGCTGCGGTCGATGGCCCGATCCTGGTCATTCAGGACACTACGGAACTGCCCTACCAGCGCGCACAGCCCCGGCGGATTGGGTCCATCTGCCGGGTCAACAGCGGGCGCGACAAGGAAGGCCGCTACAGGATGCACACGGTGTGCGGGCTGCTGATGCACTCCTGCCTGGCCGTAACCGCAGAGGGGCTGCCACTCGGGCTGTCGGCGATCAAGTTCTGGACGAGAGCTCAGTTCAAAGGCACCAAGGAACTCAAGCGCAGGATCAACCCGACCCGGGTGCCGATCGACCAGAAGGAGAGCATCCGCTGGCTCGAGTGCATGAAGCAGTCCGTGGCGCTGTTTGGCGCGCCGGAACGCTGCATCCATATCGGCGACCGCGAGAACGACATCTACGGGTTCTTCTGCACGGCTCAGGCTTTGGGCACGCACTTCCTGGTGCGGACCTGCGTGGATTGGACTTGTTTCGGGAAAGTGGAGAGCACTTCTTATCATCCAGGAGGTGCTCCATGCCCCACACACGCTTTACGAGAGAGTTTCGGGATGAGGCGGTGCGGCTCGCTCTGA